In Solanum pennellii chromosome 3, SPENNV200, a single window of DNA contains:
- the LOC107013957 gene encoding 14 kDa proline-rich protein DC2.15-like: protein MASKNQASITLFLSLNLLFFALVSADCSTDILKFGACANILTDLVGVIIGTTPTSSCCSLIDGLVDLDAAVCLCTALKADVLGINLDIPLSLNILLNVCGKKYPTGYTC, encoded by the coding sequence ATGGCTTCCAAAAATCAGGCCTCTATTACCCTTTTCTTATCACTTAATCTCCTCTTCTTTGCTCTTGTAAGTGCAGACTGTTCAActgatattttgaaatttggggCATGTGCTAATATACTTACTGATTTGGTGGGTGTAATTATCGGGACTACTCCAACTTCGTCATGCTGCAGTTTGATTGATGGACTGGTGGACCTAGACGCCGCGGTTTGCTTGTGCACAGCCCTAAAAGCAGATGTGCTGGGAATTAATTTGGATATACCACTCTCGCTAAACATCCTTCTCAACGTCTGTGGAAAAAAATATCCTACTGGTTACACTTGttga